The following proteins are co-located in the Camelina sativa cultivar DH55 chromosome 12, Cs, whole genome shotgun sequence genome:
- the LOC104734091 gene encoding uncharacterized protein LOC104734091 → MGSLLHRAVSSAPEIDRMFEATQRNLFTKRVLETYVPNVKIRLPTYDGTKDPMQHFTSFMATVSKARFTKEQKDAECNVSSAELWEIVQEPGEPLRQYLTQFKEKYATVTVAEDVAIAALKKGLIPGSRLHVDLNIREAKDLDEALHRGSRVAYVEEDEEKRATKPPPPRPAASKEKSRETYQEPQKHHDPRDPKRGVVNAISEDEGQSAVSPDTQEELYCNFHMFGGHSTAECKHLSSYLFEKYLSGEKKAPPPVEQQNPAPVEVLPTPSKQSKQAAPPGHISMIIGQTDECTDSVRALKKRARQICNVQVISEEEALSSDPITFTTEDAKGIHHPHNNPLVVEVMMGEFDVERVLVDTGSTVNVLFVQTLEKIGVIPKQIKPGARTLTGYDGVAKTSMGDVKLQVQTGGVTRKTKFVVIDAPPIYNAILASPWIYSMQAIFSTYHLCVKFPTVAGIYTLYGDQKMARTCSVLEKKQRRKDDT, encoded by the exons ATGGGGTCCCTCCTCCACCGAGCTGTGAGCTCGGCGCCAGAGATTGATAGGATGTTCGAGGCCACACAACGGAATCTATTTACCAAGCGCGTCTTGGAAACATACGTTCCAAATGTGAAGATAAGACTTCCAACCTACGATGGGACGAAGGATCCGATGCAGCACTTCACCTCGTTCATGGCTACTGTATCCAAGGCCAGATTCACCAAGGAGCAGAAGGACGCCG AATGCAACGTCTCCAGTGCCGAACTGTGGGAGATAGTCCAAGAGCCCGGCGAACCTCTGCGACAATACCTCACCCAATTCAAGGAAAAGTACGCCACCGTAACAGTCGCTGAGGACGTCGCGATCGCCGCCTTAAAAAAAGGACTCATTCCCGGCTCCAGACTGCATGTGGATCTCAATATCCGAGAAGCCAAGGACCTGGATGAAGCCCTTCATCGGGGGTCTCGTGTTGCTTACGTCGAAGAGGACGAGGAGAAACGGGCCACCAAGCCCCCTCCTCCACGCCCAGCTGcgtcaaaagaaaaaagccGAGAAACCTATCAGGAGCCCCAGAAGCATCACGACCCAAGAGATCCCAAGCGCGGAGTGGTCAATGCAATATCCGAGGATGAAGGACAGAGTGCCGTCTCCCCCGACACACAGGAGGAACTCTACTGCAATTTCCATATGTTTGGCGGCCATTCGACGGCCGAATGCAAGCACCTGTCCAGTTACTTATTTGAGAAGTACCTATCCGGCGAAAAAAAAGCT CCACCTCCCGTCGAGCAGCAAAATCCGGCGCCAGTGGAGGTCCTTCCAACACCGTCCAAGCAGAGCAAACAAGCAGCACCTCCGGGTCATATCTCTATGATCATTGGTCAGACCGATGAATGCACGGATTCTGTCCGAGCTCTGAAAAAGCGAGCGCGCCAGATTTGTAACGTTCAGGTGATTTCCGAAGAGGAGGCGCTAAGCAGTGATCCCATCACATTCACAACAGAAGACGCCAAGGGGATCCATCACCCTCATAACAACCCCCTAGTCGTAGAAGTCATGATGGGCGAGTTCGATGTAGAACGAGTCTTAGTGGATACTGGCAGCACGGTTAACGTTCTGTTCGTACAGACGTTGGAAAAAATAGGTGTCATACCGAAGCAAATCAAACCAGGAGCCAGAACGCTGACTGGGTATGATGGCGTAGCCAAAACATCGATGGGCGACGTGAAGTTGCAAGTCCAAACTGGTGGCGTAACACGTAAAACCAAGTTCGTGGTCATAGACGCCCCACCAATCTACAACGCCATCTTAGCTTCACCTTGGATCTACTCGATGCAGGCAATCTTTTCCACCTATCATCTCTGCGTTAAGTTCCCAACGGTTGCGGGAATTTATACGTTATACGGCGATCAAAAGATGGCCAGGACCTGTTCCGTTCTTGAGAAAAAGCAAAGGCGGAAGGACGACACGTAG